AAGTTTCCTAATCATCTATAAAAGCACAAAATCATAAGAATAGTACATTAGGTtgatataaaaatgaataaatactatTTATAGACCACATTATGTACATTTGCGTGTGTTCTACTTAGCTTAAATGAAGAATGCTGCAGATGTTAGGAGTGCAGCGACAGGGTGAAAAGGGGGCAGAAAAAAGTTTCAACGTCCAAAATCCAAAACCACACACGCCACATTGGGAGGGCTACCAAATAATTTAAACAGGTAAAGAAGTGCTAGAATGCCAAGAGGGCACCATGGAATTACTTTGATGCAGTCTCCTCAGTCATTAATTCAAAGCTAGCACAGCTAACTTTGTCACTCGGTTATTGCTGAATTTTTAAGGAAACAGGTCGGACTAGAACCAAGTATACAAACGAGGCATCATAATTCATTTGTGCTAAAGGGGTTGAGATCAGCTTTGTTCATCTCTCTGAGGTAGAAAGAATTGTCCCAGAGACAAAAAGCAGGACTCAGCAGCCGGAATTGCTGCTAGCAACAAAAGGAACATGCAGCTGTCAATGCAAAGACGACGTAATCAAGATTGCACAAGCGTAGTATTTGGTCACCTGACATGGAAATACAGAGATGCACTGGACTGAAGGCATCCTACCAGGATAGTCAGCTCAAAGAGAaaaccacccccaactcctgttCAGAGCCTCCAGCACAATTCTACTCGGCTGGCTCTTTTTCTGCCAATTAGTTTAGTCTCTCAGTTACCCTTCTCAACCCTATTTCCAACCTCAGGGTTGGCTACTTTATTACTATAATGATTTGGgacatttcagaataatttttttaacagtGACTGGAAAGCTTCACTACACAATTCCCTAACAAGCATAGACTGTTTCAAGCCTGTTGTGTCATTTTTAACTTCTGCCTGCCACTGTTACATGACGAATGACAAAAAAGTAGGGTTCCTTCTACAGAGGTCCTGCTTGAAGACTAGTCTGGCTCTTGTTTCCAAGCACCACGTATCACCATCAGCCCTCCTACCCTCATGGTGAAAAGCTTCATCCAGAATATCAAGCAATTGCAGCACAGCCCAAAACACGTGTGTTGCTATGACTGCAACAATATTCTGGGTGCGCAGAGATCTGGTTGGAATGTTCAGTCTCACCGAGATGAACTGACTGACAGAAAAGAGAAGCTAGTGGATGCCATCAGATGTGTGCTCCAGAGAGGAACTTGTGACCCACAACCCTATGCACTGTTTTCAGACTTAGGCAAAGCAGATATTGGTAATGTTGATGGTACAAGAAGTTTACGTGCAAGAGAATTGGGGAGCGGTCCAACATACTACCTAGCAAAATCCAGGAACGAAACAGCAGTGGATGGGGCAAGGGAGGGGAAGCTACTGGCTCCTTATAGGCTGAGGCAGGCCTTAAGATTGTTCTGCAGCTTTATTCTCTTAATGCCGGCACTCGAGTAACCCTCATCGCTGCAGACGCTTTGCAAGCTCCCCCTCTCATCTGAATCActtgggctgctgctgctgctccagtCGAGGTCCCCTGTGAGATAGTCTGTGCTTTCCACGTCCACATCAATTTCTTCTGCAACGGGAAGCACCGTCGGTTAGGTAATTCAGTGGAACATTTTGACACAGCAATTCATGTTGGGACTTGAaagcgcacacacgcacacaaaagcAAACACGGAAAAGGATTAGTGCTTCCTCACCTCTGTCTGAATCTGACCGTTCCGAAGAAACTGTTGATCCTATACTGTCCATTCGTATACGCTCAATGCCCAGTTTCTCCAGCTGCCTTTTCAGATGCCGCTGTTCTCGCTGCAACTGATCTATTTGGTGTACGGCTTTTCTGTCATAATCTTCAAGTTTCTGTGGAAGAAAACAGGCAATGCTGGGTCCCCACACCTTAGGCCCTCCGTGCGAAAGTGAACAGCAGCTCGGGACGACGGAACGAGTtcaagggcagctgactggtctTAGCAATTATCTCTTCCTCTCTTGCCATGtttccttctatttttgttttcacaCGTTTTCTGAAGTATACTGAAAACCTTCTCTAAGGTTAAGGTGGAATCTTTTGCACCAGCTTGTCATCATCTACTTAAAAATGTACTCCAAGGCTTAAAGTCTGAATGTGTTCATCAAATGTGACATGAATTTTAACTGAAATCTtaaacagaacattttatttttcccccattCTTGACAGAAATGATATGCTGTAAGTATTTACTGTtcaccttttttcaaaaaaaggacAATTCTGAAGCTTTCAACACCTCTTCTCCATTATTAGCATGctagtttgtatttctaggtgcaaagattactgcagacgctgactgcagccaggaaatcagcagacgtttaatccttgggaggagagcaatgagaaatctcgataaaatagttaagagcagagacatcacactgacaacaaaggtccgcatagttaaagcaatggtatttatatcccagtagtaacatatggctgtgagagctggaccgtaaggaaggctgagagaaggaagatcgatgctttggaactgtggtgttggaggaaaattctgggagtgccttggactgcaagaagatcaaaccagtccatactccaggaaataaagccagactgctcacttgagggaacgatattaaaggcaaaactgaaatactttggccacataatgagaagacaggacaccctggagaggatgctgatgctagggagagtggaaggcaaaaggaagaggggccgaccaagggcaaggtggatggatgatattctagaggtgatggactcgtccctgggggagctgggggtggccacgaccgacaggaagctctggcgtgggctggtccatgaagtcacgaagagtcggaagcgactaaacgaataaataaataacaacagttTTAACTCACCTTTATGTGCAATTTAGCTTTTGTTAGTAAACTCAGTGTAGTATGTCTACTGGATTCTGGTCCAAGAGGCACCAGCCCTTTAAGCTTCTCCAGACACAACCGCAGATGAGCGCGCCTGTTAACCAAAATTATGTACATTAATACCGCTGGAAAGATTTTTATGGGTACTTCCATATTTTATTAACACATATCTAGGATAGACATTCATGAAAGCCAGTTACAGATTTGTAATTATTTCATGCCATTCCAAGTTTTGAATGAAGTTACTTCAATTGTAACTACACACCAGTACAGCTCTCTTGAGATTATCTGTTTAATAAAACCAAAGTTTAGTTTTAGAATTCTGCAATTAAAGGTGATAGAGTTTCTCTCTAAAAATCTGTACACGTTTTCAGTGGATGGTGCTCTAATATAAAGTATCTGGATGTTCCTGTCCA
This genomic interval from Candoia aspera isolate rCanAsp1 chromosome 9, rCanAsp1.hap2, whole genome shotgun sequence contains the following:
- the MXD1 gene encoding max dimerization protein 1, whose protein sequence is MAAAGQVCENIQMLLEAAEFLERREREAEHGYASMLPYSAKEREALKRRNKSKKSGGSRSTHNEMEKNRRAHLRLCLEKLKGLVPLGPESSRHTTLSLLTKAKLHIKKLEDYDRKAVHQIDQLQREQRHLKRQLEKLGIERIRMDSIGSTVSSERSDSDREEIDVDVESTDYLTGDLDWSSSSSPSDSDERGSLQSVCSDEGYSSAGIKRIKLQNNLKACLSL